A single Candoia aspera isolate rCanAsp1 chromosome 7, rCanAsp1.hap2, whole genome shotgun sequence DNA region contains:
- the DYRK2 gene encoding dual specificity tyrosine-phosphorylation-regulated kinase 2 gives MLTTRKPSASVAGAGAGGAGGAASAAACPAGSRGGGESARPFQSSPGIGAGGTSRTGAGTGPPSPIALPPLKPSSAAHTVGGNKHTMNEHLHVTSHGQIQVQQLFEDNSNKRTVLSTQPNGLATIAKSGLPVAQDRQLDSCHRRQGSSTSLKSTEGPGKIKATPMTPEQAMKQYMQKLTAFEHHEIFSYPEIYFLGPNAKKKQGVISGPNNCGYDDDQGSYVQVPHDHISYRYEVLKVIGKGSFGQVVKAYDHKMHQHVALKMVRNEKRFHRQAAEEIKILEHLKKQDKDNNMNVIHMLENFTFRNHICMTFELLSMNLYELIKKNKFQGFSLPLVRKFAHSILQCLDALHKNRIIHCDLKPENILLKQQGRSGIKVIDFGSSCYEHQRVYTYIQSRFYRAPEVILGARYGMPIDMWSLGCILAELLTGYPLLPGEDEGDQLACMIELLGMPSQKLLDSSKRAKNFVSSKGYPRYCSITTLSDGSVVLNGGRSRRGKLRGPPESREWASALKGCDDPLFLDFLKQCLEWDPMLRMTPSQALRHPWLRRRLPKPPTGEKTSAKRITESTGAITSISKLPPTSNSASKLRTNLAQMTDANGNIQQRTVLPKLVS, from the exons ATGTTAACCACCAGGAAACCGTCTGCCAGTGTTGCTGGTGCTGGTGCCGGAGGAGCCGGTGGGGCCGCCTCGGCCGCCGCTTGCCCTGCCG GGagcaggggaggaggagaaagtgcCCGCCCGTTCCAGTCTTCCCCGGGAATCGGGGCCGGAGGGACTTCCCGGACGGGCGCTGGGACCGGACCGCCGTCCCCCATCGCTCTGCCGCCGCTGAAGCCCAGCAGCGCAGCCCACACG GTTGGTGGAAATAAGCACACCATGAATGAGCATCTACATGTTACCAGCCATGGGCAGATCCAAGTTCAGCAGCTCTTTGAAGATAATAGTAACAAAAGGACAGTTCTGTCCACACAACCAAATGGTCTTGCAACAATAGCAAAATCAGGACTGCCAGTGGCGCAAGATAGACAGCTTGATAGCTGTCATAGGCGTCAGGGAAGCTCCACCTCCTTGAAATCTACCGAAGGGCcaggaaagataaaagctacTCCCATGACTCCTGAGCAAGCAATGAAGCAATACATGCAAAAGCTAACAGCCTTTGAGCATCATGAGATCTTCAGTTACCCTGAAATATATTTCTTGGGTCCAAATGCAAAGAAGAAGCAAGGTGTCATTAGTGGTCCAAACAATTGTGGATATGATGATGACCAGGGATCTTATGTGCAAGTACCCCATGATCATATATCATATAGATACGAGGTTCTTAAGGTTATAGGAAAAGGAAGTTTTGGACAAGTGGTAAAGGCATATGATCACAAGATGCATCAACATGTTGCTCTGAAGATGGTGAGAAATGAGAAGCGTTTTCACCGCCAAGCTGCAGAAGAGATTAAAATTCTGGAGCACCTTAAAAAACAGGATAAGGATAATAACATGAATGTTATACACATGCTGGAGAACTTCACATTCCGCAACCATATATGTATGACATTTGAGTTGCTGAGCATGAACCTTTATGAGCTcatcaagaaaaataaatttcaggGCTTTAGCCTGCCTTTGGTTCGTAAGTTTGCCCACTCCATTTTGCAGTGCTTGGATGCTTTGCACAAAAACAGAATAATCCACTGTGACCTTAAACCAGAAAACATTCTGTTAAAACAACAGGGTAGGAGTGGTATTAAAGTGATTGATTTTGGCTCTAGTTGTTATGAGCACCAGCGCGTCTACACGTACATCCAGTCACGTTTTTACCGTGCTCCTGAAGTCATCCTTGGTGCTCGATATGGGATGCCAATAGACATGTGGAGCCTGGGCTGCATTCTCGCTGAGCTCTTAACAGGATATCCTCTCTTGCCAGGAGAAGATGAAGGGGATCAGCTGGCTTGTATGATAGAACTCTTGGGCATGCCTTCCCAGAAACTACTGGATTCAtcaaaaagagcaaaaaattTTGTGAGCTCTAAGGGTTACCCCCGATATTGTTCCATTACTACCTTGTCGGATGGTTCTGTTGTGCTTAATGGTGGCCGCTCCAGGCGGGGCAAATTGCGTGGCCCCCCAGAGAGCAGAGAATGGGCAAGTGCGTTGAAAGGATGTGATGATCCACTCTTCCTTGACTTCTTGAAACAGTGTTTAGAGTGGGATCCAATGCTGCGCATGACACCCAGTCAGGCTTTACGGCATCCCTGGCTCAGGAGACGTTTGCCAAAGCCTCCAACTGGGGAAAAGACATCAGCAAAAAGAATAACAGAAAGCACTGGTGCTATCACATCCATTTCCAAGTTACCTCCAACTTCAAACTCAGCTTCAAAGCTGAGGACTAATCTGGCACAGATGACGGATGCCAATGGGAATATTCAGCAAAGAACAGTGTTGCCAAAACTTGTTAGCTGA